One region of Streptomyces rishiriensis genomic DNA includes:
- a CDS encoding chaplin family protein: protein MRQTLSRGMVAAAAATGILSLCAGGNAFADSSADGAAKGSPGVLSGNAVQALAHVPVNACGNSVDVVAALDPAFGNSCANPSDTHARRSHGAPHDDDLSRDGDSGYGESRDSDSGHGDSGHENHGPDDECGGYGDTCGGGGHPTPPGGGHTTPPGGGHTTPPGGGHTTPPGGGHATPPGGGHTTPPPNGGGSIPPGGGHTTPPPHGGGSTPPGGGHTTPPGGGHTTPPPHGGGSTPPGGHSTPPPHGGGGGQPPHGGHTAPPEGGGGHSSPPQLPHTGGDRAGLLAASGVSAALIAGGAVLYRRGRAASRR, encoded by the coding sequence TTGCGACAGACCCTGAGCAGGGGAATGGTCGCGGCCGCCGCCGCGACGGGCATTCTGTCCCTGTGCGCGGGCGGCAACGCCTTCGCCGACTCATCAGCCGATGGAGCCGCCAAGGGTTCGCCCGGGGTCCTGTCGGGCAACGCCGTCCAGGCTCTGGCGCACGTCCCGGTGAACGCCTGCGGCAACTCGGTCGACGTCGTCGCCGCGCTCGATCCGGCGTTCGGCAACTCCTGCGCCAACCCCTCGGACACCCACGCGCGTCGCTCACACGGCGCACCGCACGACGACGACCTCTCCCGCGACGGTGATTCCGGCTACGGCGAGTCCCGTGACAGCGACTCCGGCCACGGAGACTCCGGGCACGAGAACCACGGCCCCGACGACGAGTGCGGCGGCTACGGCGACACCTGCGGCGGTGGCGGTCACCCGACGCCGCCCGGTGGGGGTCATACGACGCCGCCTGGTGGGGGTCATACGACGCCGCCTGGTGGGGGCCACACCACTCCGCCCGGTGGGGGCCATGCGACGCCGCCCGGTGGGGGTCACACCACTCCGCCTCCGAATGGTGGTGGCAGCATTCCGCCGGGTGGGGGTCACACGACCCCGCCTCCGCACGGCGGCGGGAGCACTCCGCCCGGAGGGGGGCACACGACTCCGCCCGGCGGCGGTCACACGACTCCGCCTCCGCATGGCGGCGGGAGCACTCCGCCCGGCGGCCACTCCACCCCGCCTCCGCACGGTGGTGGTGGCGGGCAGCCGCCGCACGGCGGGCACACCGCCCCTCCGGAGGGTGGCGGTGGGCACAGCTCTCCGCCGCAGCTGCCGCACACCGGCGGGGACCGTGCCGGTCTGCTGGCCGCCTCCGGCGTCAGCGCGGCACTCATCGCGGGCGGCGCCGTCCTGTACCGGCGAGGCCGGGCAGCGTCCCGTCGGTGA
- a CDS encoding chaplin codes for MKKSAAVVAGLILALGGAAPAFADAGANGAAIGSPGVLSGNVVQVPIHIPINVCGNTINIIAALNPAGGNVCVND; via the coding sequence ATGAAGAAGAGCGCTGCTGTTGTCGCGGGTCTGATCCTGGCCCTTGGAGGGGCTGCCCCCGCCTTCGCCGACGCCGGTGCGAACGGGGCGGCCATCGGCTCCCCGGGCGTCCTGTCGGGCAACGTCGTCCAGGTTCCGATCCACATCCCGATCAACGTGTGCGGCAACACCATCAACATCATCGCCGCGCTGAACCCGGCCGGCGGCAACGTCTGCGTCAACGACTGA
- a CDS encoding ABC transporter permease — translation MSTLTEVASGYQAGRTLPLRVELVRQLKRRRTLVMGGILAVLPFVLLIAFAIGGEPGGRNDQVTLMDTATASGANFAAVNLFVSAGFLLVIPVALFCGDTVASEAGWSSLRYLLAAPVPRARLLWSKLVVGLGLSLAAMVLLPVVALAVGSAAYGWGSLELPTGGALDPGTAAQRLVVVVGYVFVSQLVTAGLAFWLSTKTDAPLGAVGGAVGLTIVGNVLDAVTALGDWRDFLPAHWQFAWADAVQPTPEWSGMIQGTAVSVTYALVLFALAFRGFARKDIVS, via the coding sequence ATGAGCACGCTCACCGAGGTCGCCTCCGGCTACCAGGCGGGCCGCACCCTGCCGCTGCGCGTCGAGCTGGTCCGCCAGCTCAAGCGCCGCCGCACGCTGGTCATGGGCGGCATCCTCGCCGTCCTGCCGTTCGTCCTGCTCATCGCCTTCGCCATCGGCGGCGAGCCCGGCGGCCGCAACGACCAGGTCACCCTGATGGACACGGCGACGGCGTCCGGCGCCAACTTCGCCGCCGTCAACCTGTTCGTCTCCGCGGGCTTCCTCCTGGTCATCCCGGTCGCCCTGTTCTGCGGGGACACGGTCGCCTCGGAGGCCGGCTGGTCCTCGCTGCGCTACCTTCTCGCCGCCCCCGTGCCCCGGGCCCGCCTCCTGTGGTCCAAGCTCGTCGTCGGTCTCGGCCTCAGCCTGGCCGCGATGGTCCTGCTGCCGGTCGTCGCCCTCGCCGTCGGCTCCGCGGCCTACGGCTGGGGTTCCCTGGAGCTGCCCACGGGCGGCGCACTCGACCCGGGCACTGCGGCCCAGCGGCTCGTGGTCGTGGTCGGGTACGTCTTCGTCTCCCAACTGGTCACCGCGGGGCTCGCGTTCTGGCTCTCGACGAAGACCGACGCCCCGCTCGGCGCGGTCGGCGGCGCGGTCGGCCTGACCATCGTCGGCAATGTCCTGGACGCCGTCACCGCCCTCGGCGACTGGCGCGACTTCCTGCCCGCGCACTGGCAGTTCGCCTGGGCCGACGCCGTCCAGCCCACCCCCGAGTGGTCCGGCATGATCCAGGGCACCGCGGTTTCCGTGACCTACGCCCTGGTCCTCTTCGCCCTGGCCTTCCGGGGTTTCGCCCGCAAGGACATCGTCTCCTAG
- a CDS encoding rodlin codes for MLKKAMAAAAVAASVVGMSAAVAPQALAIGDDAGTTSASGNGAREAFGNSVTKGDMSPQATLVQGTANKLCVGLPVKADVQSVLAVIANIGVQDIPILSAPQNQQCAENSTQAKGDEPLSHILDDISALSGNGVANH; via the coding sequence ATGCTCAAGAAGGCAATGGCCGCGGCGGCGGTCGCCGCTTCCGTCGTCGGTATGTCCGCGGCGGTCGCCCCTCAGGCGCTTGCCATCGGGGACGACGCCGGCACCACCTCCGCCAGCGGCAACGGTGCGCGCGAGGCGTTCGGGAACTCGGTGACCAAGGGCGACATGAGCCCCCAGGCCACCCTGGTCCAGGGCACCGCCAACAAGCTCTGCGTGGGCCTGCCGGTCAAGGCCGACGTGCAGTCCGTCCTCGCCGTCATCGCCAACATCGGCGTCCAGGACATCCCGATCCTGTCCGCGCCGCAGAACCAGCAGTGTGCCGAGAACTCCACCCAGGCCAAGGGCGACGAGCCGCTGTCGCACATCCTGGACGACATCTCCGCCCTCTCGGGCAACGGCGTGGCCAACCACTGA
- a CDS encoding rodlin — protein MKKLWATAALAASVAGLAGLSAPQALAIGDDSGTTSASGNGASSEFGNSATFGDMSPQLSLVQGSLNKPCIGLPAKLNVQSLVALLNVGVQDIPILSAPQNQQCVENSTQAKGDEPLSHILDDISVLAGNGAGNG, from the coding sequence ATGAAGAAGCTGTGGGCGACCGCGGCCCTCGCCGCCTCCGTCGCCGGTCTTGCCGGGCTGAGCGCCCCGCAGGCCCTCGCCATCGGTGACGACAGCGGCACCACGTCCGCCAGCGGCAACGGCGCCTCGTCGGAGTTCGGCAACTCGGCGACCTTCGGCGACATGAGCCCGCAGCTCTCGCTGGTCCAGGGTTCGCTGAACAAGCCCTGCATCGGTCTGCCGGCGAAGCTCAACGTCCAGTCCCTCGTCGCACTGTTGAACGTCGGCGTCCAGGACATCCCGATCCTGTCCGCCCCGCAGAACCAGCAGTGCGTCGAGAACAGCACCCAGGCCAAGGGCGACGAGCCGCTGTCGCACATCCTGGACGACATCTCGGTGCTGGCGGGCAACGGCGCGGGCAACGGCTGA
- a CDS encoding FAD-dependent oxidoreductase, with product MYDLLVVGAGPYGLSIAAHAAAAGLKLRVFGRPMASWRDNMPGGMFLKSEPWASNLSDPAARWRLDAYCATQGVTARHGEPIPVEMFARYGLWFARNAVPEVDERTVTRIVPRQGGFEAVTADGEMVGARTVALAVGVMPFVEIPAALRGLSPDLVSHSSHHGDLDRFRGRDVTVIGGGQAALETAALLAEQGSHVRVLARADTLRWNDVPPPWERPWWQSVRSPQSGLGCGWRNWFYAERPGLYRRLPEPTRARIAATALGPAGAWWVRDRVEGSVRVRLDHEVTAARAVPGGLRLEVAGADSFETEHVIAATGFKATRDRLGLLSGELRGALATVSDGSPEVGRDFESSHPGLFLAGLVTAAGFGPAMRFVYGATFTAGTLVRGVRRRLHTDVPSGAIPAPKRQGAAVTVRR from the coding sequence ATGTACGACCTGCTGGTGGTGGGCGCGGGCCCGTACGGCCTGTCCATCGCCGCGCACGCGGCGGCCGCCGGGCTGAAGCTGCGCGTGTTCGGCCGGCCGATGGCCTCCTGGCGCGACAACATGCCGGGCGGGATGTTCCTGAAGTCCGAGCCGTGGGCCTCCAACCTCTCCGACCCCGCGGCCCGCTGGCGGCTCGACGCGTACTGCGCGACCCAGGGCGTGACGGCCCGGCACGGGGAGCCGATCCCGGTGGAGATGTTCGCCCGGTACGGGCTGTGGTTCGCCCGCAACGCCGTGCCCGAGGTCGACGAGCGCACGGTGACCCGCATCGTGCCCCGGCAGGGCGGCTTCGAGGCGGTCACCGCGGACGGCGAGATGGTGGGGGCCCGGACGGTCGCCCTCGCCGTGGGCGTCATGCCGTTCGTCGAGATCCCGGCCGCCCTGCGCGGACTCTCCCCCGACCTGGTCTCGCACAGCAGTCACCACGGCGACCTCGACCGCTTCCGCGGCCGGGACGTCACCGTGATCGGCGGCGGCCAGGCGGCCCTGGAGACGGCCGCCCTGCTCGCCGAACAGGGCTCACACGTAAGGGTGTTGGCCCGCGCCGACACGCTGCGCTGGAACGATGTGCCACCGCCCTGGGAGCGCCCGTGGTGGCAGTCGGTCCGCTCCCCGCAGAGCGGGCTCGGCTGTGGCTGGCGCAACTGGTTCTACGCCGAACGCCCCGGCCTGTACCGCCGGCTGCCGGAACCGACCCGGGCGCGCATCGCCGCGACGGCGCTCGGGCCGGCCGGCGCCTGGTGGGTACGGGACCGGGTGGAGGGCTCCGTGCGGGTACGTCTCGACCACGAGGTGACGGCGGCGCGAGCGGTCCCGGGCGGGCTACGTCTGGAAGTGGCCGGAGCGGACTCCTTCGAGACCGAGCACGTGATCGCGGCCACCGGCTTCAAGGCGACCCGTGACCGGCTCGGGCTGCTCTCCGGCGAACTGCGCGGGGCGCTGGCCACGGTGTCCGACGGTTCCCCCGAGGTGGGCCGGGACTTCGAGTCGTCCCATCCCGGCCTGTTCCTGGCCGGCCTGGTGACGGCGGCCGGCTTCGGCCCGGCGATGCGCTTCGTGTACGGCGCGACCTTCACGGCGGGGACCCTCGTCCGGGGCGTACGGCGCCGGTTGCACACGGACGTGCCGAGCGGGGCGATCCCGGCACCGAAGCGGCAGGGGGCGGCGGTCACCGTACGGCGCTGA
- a CDS encoding carboxylate--amine ligase, which yields MPESLLDTRVPAVLLRIDRNPFHHGTLGAVRSLGRAGIDVHVVADSTGSPVRKSRFVSQLHPPPPPGAALADIAATLLRVAARVERPAVLIPMDDAGAIAVSRLREELAPAYLLPQQPGAVPERVADKAELTRLCAAADVPHPLTVLPDSAAQAASAAWRLGLPVVAKWSRPWLLPAHSGLRSTVVVRSPQEARDLYLRTEEAGSQLLLQAFLPPGPDRDWFFHGYVDRSGTVGGGGPGRKLCAWPRGAGLTAVGEWTENPQVGTLAQRLTDELGYRGIFDLDFRRCGATGDYHLLDFNPRPGAQFRLFADGAGLDVVRAQHLDLTHRPLPAGAPLPGRAFVVENYAPLAALRPARRTRELAWHAGDDTAPGRAMWGLWAAHVARRLLDRLRRAGASGVAGVRPRVVRQAAPPTPSLTDLTEPAPTAPAPAAPTDDEKASSC from the coding sequence ATGCCCGAGTCGCTGCTCGACACCCGCGTCCCCGCCGTTCTTCTGCGGATCGACCGGAATCCCTTTCACCACGGAACGCTGGGTGCCGTGCGCTCTCTCGGCAGAGCCGGAATCGACGTGCACGTGGTCGCCGACTCCACGGGAAGTCCCGTACGCAAGTCGCGTTTCGTCAGCCAGTTGCATCCCCCGCCGCCGCCCGGCGCCGCCCTCGCCGACATCGCCGCCACCCTGCTGCGGGTGGCCGCCCGCGTCGAGCGGCCAGCCGTGCTGATCCCGATGGACGACGCGGGCGCGATCGCGGTGAGCCGCCTGCGTGAGGAACTGGCGCCCGCGTACCTGCTGCCGCAACAGCCCGGCGCGGTGCCCGAACGGGTCGCCGACAAGGCGGAACTGACCCGGCTGTGCGCGGCGGCGGATGTTCCGCACCCGCTCACCGTGCTGCCGGACAGCGCGGCACAGGCCGCCTCCGCCGCCTGGCGCCTCGGGCTGCCGGTGGTGGCGAAGTGGAGCCGGCCCTGGTTGCTGCCCGCCCATTCGGGGCTGCGCAGCACGGTCGTGGTGCGCTCCCCCCAGGAGGCGCGCGACCTGTACCTGCGTACCGAGGAGGCAGGCAGCCAACTGCTGCTCCAGGCCTTCCTGCCGCCGGGTCCGGACCGCGACTGGTTCTTCCACGGGTACGTCGACCGCTCCGGCACGGTCGGCGGCGGCGGCCCGGGCCGCAAACTGTGCGCCTGGCCCCGCGGCGCGGGGCTCACCGCGGTGGGCGAGTGGACCGAGAACCCGCAGGTGGGGACGCTGGCCCAACGGCTCACCGACGAACTCGGCTACCGGGGCATCTTCGACCTCGACTTCCGGCGCTGCGGCGCCACGGGCGACTACCACCTGCTCGACTTCAACCCGCGGCCGGGCGCCCAGTTCCGGCTCTTCGCGGACGGCGCCGGACTCGACGTCGTCCGCGCCCAGCACCTCGATCTGACACACCGTCCACTGCCGGCCGGGGCGCCGCTGCCGGGCCGGGCGTTCGTGGTGGAGAACTACGCGCCGCTGGCCGCGCTGCGACCGGCCCGCCGGACCCGTGAGCTGGCCTGGCACGCGGGCGACGACACCGCTCCCGGCCGGGCGATGTGGGGTCTGTGGGCCGCCCATGTCGCCCGTCGGCTGCTCGACCGGCTGCGCCGGGCCGGCGCCTCGGGCGTGGCCGGGGTCCGGCCCCGAGTGGTCCGCCAGGCAGCGCCGCCCACACCGTCCCTGACGGATCTGACCGAACCGGCCCCGACCGCCCCGGCCCCGGCCGCACCGACCGACGACGAGAAAGCGAGCAGCTGCTGA
- a CDS encoding rodlin, translated as MIKKVLATAAVAASVVGVSAAAAAPALAIGNDSGTTSASGNGASQSFGNSATFGNMSPQMALIQGSFNKPCIGLPAKLNAQSILALVNVGVQDIPILSAPQNQQCVENSTQAKGDEPLSHILDDISALSGNGAANH; from the coding sequence GTGATCAAGAAGGTACTGGCCACCGCCGCGGTCGCCGCTTCCGTCGTCGGCGTCTCCGCCGCCGCGGCAGCCCCGGCTCTCGCCATCGGCAACGACAGCGGTACCACGTCCGCCAGCGGCAACGGCGCCAGCCAGTCGTTCGGCAACTCGGCCACCTTCGGCAACATGAGCCCCCAGATGGCGCTCATCCAGGGTTCCTTCAACAAGCCCTGCATCGGTCTGCCGGCGAAGCTCAACGCCCAGTCCATCCTCGCCCTGGTCAACGTCGGCGTTCAGGACATCCCGATCCTGTCCGCGCCGCAGAACCAGCAGTGCGTCGAGAACAGCACCCAGGCCAAGGGCGACGAGCCGCTGTCGCACATCCTGGACGACATCTCCGCCCTCTCGGGCAACGGTGCGGCCAACCACTGA
- a CDS encoding glycoside hydrolase family 26 protein, with product MAPQQRRARSRRLAVVAAAVAASAALASGPGFAAGAGVVRVADPPAPTPTVPAAAVTLPAPAAPDPVVPVPGPTPAAPVSPEAPVTPVTSAAPAETATPSLPSAPAAKGAPAFGAYLDYGARGVARIAQLSEWLDGAELRVGHTYLPGDRWQNIEGPPGFLDVWADWRLEKDDRMLVLNVPMMERNEEGVSDDEVRGLLRQGAAGEFDHHFRALAERLVALKVPDTVIVLGWEMNGITYTHRCGPDPEAWKKYWNRIVSTMRSVPGQKFRFDFTPTRGKDAVPWTECYPGDDTVDIIGMDSYDQPTGLSFDEQVKEPYGLQAHVDFAKSHGKPISYPEWGLFRNGDNAEYMRRMLAWMDEHKPLYNTVTDYCPHGVWQCRQNPESSAVYRSLLSGRADEPSTPPTSPAPSVEPSVEPSPPAPSTDPTTEPPAEPPVNCTPMDLGDWVEYWLGGKLCFRLDWWSDDE from the coding sequence ATGGCTCCACAGCAGCGACGCGCGCGGTCCCGGCGGCTGGCCGTCGTCGCGGCAGCGGTCGCGGCGTCGGCCGCCCTGGCGTCCGGACCTGGATTCGCCGCGGGCGCGGGGGTGGTGCGGGTCGCCGATCCTCCCGCTCCCACCCCCACCGTCCCGGCAGCCGCGGTGACCCTTCCCGCACCCGCCGCGCCCGACCCGGTCGTACCCGTCCCGGGTCCGACACCGGCGGCTCCGGTGAGCCCCGAGGCGCCGGTGACTCCCGTGACGTCGGCGGCCCCGGCGGAGACCGCCACGCCGTCCCTCCCGTCCGCCCCGGCCGCGAAGGGCGCACCCGCCTTCGGCGCCTACCTCGACTACGGCGCCCGGGGCGTGGCCCGGATCGCCCAGCTCAGCGAATGGCTGGACGGCGCGGAGCTGCGCGTCGGCCACACCTACCTGCCGGGCGACCGGTGGCAGAACATCGAGGGCCCGCCCGGCTTCCTCGACGTCTGGGCCGACTGGAGGCTGGAGAAGGACGACCGCATGCTCGTCCTGAACGTGCCGATGATGGAGCGCAACGAGGAGGGGGTGTCCGACGACGAGGTGCGCGGGCTGCTGCGGCAGGGGGCGGCCGGGGAGTTCGATCACCACTTCAGGGCTCTCGCCGAGCGGCTGGTCGCGCTGAAGGTGCCGGACACGGTGATCGTGCTCGGCTGGGAGATGAACGGCATCACGTACACCCATCGGTGCGGGCCGGACCCGGAGGCCTGGAAGAAGTACTGGAACAGGATCGTCTCCACCATGCGCTCGGTGCCGGGCCAGAAATTCAGGTTCGACTTCACGCCGACCCGCGGCAAGGACGCCGTTCCGTGGACCGAGTGCTATCCGGGCGACGACACGGTCGACATCATCGGAATGGACTCCTACGACCAGCCGACCGGCCTGTCCTTCGACGAGCAGGTGAAAGAACCCTACGGGCTCCAGGCGCACGTGGACTTCGCCAAAAGCCATGGCAAGCCCATTTCCTATCCCGAATGGGGACTCTTCCGCAACGGTGACAACGCCGAATACATGCGGCGCATGCTCGCCTGGATGGACGAGCACAAACCGCTGTACAACACGGTGACCGACTACTGCCCGCACGGTGTGTGGCAGTGCCGCCAGAACCCGGAGTCGTCCGCCGTCTACCGCTCGTTGCTGTCCGGCCGTGCCGACGAGCCGAGCACGCCACCGACGAGCCCGGCGCCCTCCGTGGAACCGTCCGTGGAGCCGTCGCCCCCGGCGCCCTCGACGGATCCCACCACCGAGCCTCCCGCCGAACCCCCGGTGAACTGCACCCCGATGGACCTGGGCGACTGGGTCGAGTACTGGCTCGGCGGCAAGCTGTGCTTCCGGCTGGACTGGTGGTCGGACGACGAGTGA
- a CDS encoding LCP family protein: MKRNLRPRRLAIPGIVLAATGALLGSSALPSLPGLPGREDAPRGLNILLMGTDERDTLTTTQKQKFHAGGKACGCADVLMLIHVSAHRDRVSVIGMPRDSSAEIPPYRDRPGARERPPHPAKLNAAYQEGGPELMVRTVESMAKLNIDRFLQVDFRRFMNSVDEVGGVEVCTPRRLKDPATRLDLKPGKHRLGGGQALQYVRSRHVDGSADLGRIQRQQRFLVQAWRELGERKLLTRPRQVTHLMEMLLGSGRQGFAVGELVELAAVLHRLPDSATEFTTVPIAGFAPARLGIGAALAWDPKEADTLFTKVRDDRPLIERGADPQPKDPPDLLGKTVPVRGSAYACR; the protein is encoded by the coding sequence ATGAAGAGAAACCTTCGGCCACGCCGCCTGGCGATTCCCGGAATCGTCCTGGCCGCCACGGGCGCGCTGCTCGGCAGCTCCGCCCTCCCCTCACTGCCCGGACTCCCCGGCCGCGAAGACGCGCCGCGCGGGCTGAACATCCTGCTGATGGGCACCGACGAACGGGACACCCTCACCACCACCCAGAAACAGAAGTTCCACGCCGGTGGAAAGGCCTGCGGCTGCGCGGACGTCCTGATGCTGATCCACGTCTCGGCCCACCGGGACCGCGTCAGCGTGATCGGCATGCCCCGTGACTCCTCTGCGGAGATCCCTCCGTACCGGGACCGGCCCGGCGCCCGGGAACGCCCACCGCATCCGGCGAAGCTCAACGCGGCCTACCAGGAGGGCGGACCGGAACTCATGGTCCGGACCGTGGAGTCGATGGCCAAGCTGAACATCGACCGGTTCCTCCAGGTGGACTTCCGGCGTTTCATGAACAGCGTGGACGAGGTCGGCGGCGTCGAGGTGTGTACACCACGGCGGCTGAAGGATCCCGCGACCCGGCTCGACCTCAAGCCCGGCAAGCACCGGCTCGGCGGCGGACAGGCGTTGCAGTACGTCCGTTCACGGCATGTCGACGGCAGCGCCGACCTCGGCAGGATCCAGCGTCAGCAGCGCTTCCTCGTCCAGGCCTGGCGCGAGCTGGGAGAGCGGAAGCTGCTCACCCGGCCGCGGCAGGTGACGCACCTGATGGAGATGCTGCTCGGGTCCGGTCGACAGGGCTTCGCGGTCGGCGAGCTCGTCGAACTGGCGGCCGTGCTGCACCGGCTGCCCGACTCGGCGACGGAGTTCACGACCGTGCCGATCGCCGGATTCGCCCCGGCTCGCCTGGGCATCGGCGCGGCGCTGGCCTGGGACCCGAAGGAGGCGGACACACTCTTCACGAAGGTGCGCGACGACCGGCCGCTGATCGAGCGGGGCGCGGACCCCCAGCCGAAGGACCCGCCGGACCTCCTCGGCAAAACCGTGCCGGTGCGAGGGAGCGCGTACGCGTGCCGCTGA